One genomic region from Athalia rosae chromosome 3, iyAthRosa1.1, whole genome shotgun sequence encodes:
- the LOC105691841 gene encoding uncharacterized protein LOC105691841 — protein sequence MMDASMETEEIVIEKPPVTVPVVRVPVKHTNLGIRSHAMDMSTMVELTSFSSLGKIQPFLVTLSTTAALIVDLHCHLRDKEVCGYLGGHWDINAHNLTINYAFPCRCHGKDKAAAAAAEAEIARAMEWKQLTLVGWYHSHPRTHASPSLRDVDSQLDYQIKMKGLSDNSYTPCVGLICSPYNTDNNCYESNFNFFWSLPPPENRPHEYPRPILLSYTLSQEQFLSQEAIDEIKKCVEYYKNENCIDFKAIFNGNVTYLEKLKSSLASKLPRNQSNGSYWDAIREIVAPGMEDPPSSSQPPVTSIASGSDMFSNAKFPLVPDQIGRSGLNPNNLFLAPVNFKLDSTVSILKPFNVPSTSKDKNDGTDVSKAQKFDLQMPDLNLSTKHKLPTEFTSGELTVSVKNAKPEYEFSTADFSKVSNLLGSDLSSNNPSKTRPDFPLADISQLSKFSDLSKLANFSTGDLAKLSGFSINDIAKTSPAYACNLANLFTPLQQASKGQDVTLIDVKKPTDFPISDFITPEITYKSSEIGKGPIALTPISDPKSSGEYSGDQKKLNEINEPSKPRSDYSVDEVSIPNFKPEFGMIDMTVHGMKHAAKQNECPDSLNLSKDHHSGK from the exons ATGATGGATGCATCAATGGAAACGGAGGAGATTGTAATAGAAAAGCCCCCGGTCACAGTTCCCGTTGTTAGAGTTCCTGTCAAGCACACGAACCTGGGAATACGGAGTCATGCCAT GGATATGAGCACAATGGTCGAACTGACGTCCTTTAGTTCTCTCGGTAAAATTCAACCCTTCCTTGTAACTTTGTCAACGACAGCTGCACTTATTGTTGACCTGCATTGTCATCTCAGAGACAAGGAGGTCTGTGGATACCTGGGGGGACACTGGGACATCAATGCCCATA ATTTGACAATAAATTATGCCTTTCCCTGTCGATGCCATGGTAAAGATAAAGCGGCGGCTGCGGCAGCTGAAGCAGAGATTGCGAGAGCAATGGAATGGAAGCAACTGACTCTAGTAGGTTGGTATCATTCCCATCCCAGGACCCATGCTTCTCCGTCGCTGCGAGATGTCGATTCTCAGCTTGATTATCAAATTAAAATGAAGGGCCTAAGCGACAACAGCTACACGCCTTGTGTCGGATTAATTTGCT cTCCCTATAACACTGACAACAACTGCTATGagtcgaatttcaatttcttctggTCACTACCTCCTCCAGAAAACCGACCTCACGAATACCCCAGACCCATATTGTTGAGCTACACATTATCACAGGAACAATTCCTCTCCCAAGAAGCCATTGACGAAATT AAAAAATGCGtcgaatattataaaaatgaaaactgtaTCGACTTCAAAGCAATCTTCAATGGCAATGTAACGTaccttgaaaaattgaag AGCTCTTTGGCTTCTAAGCTTCCAAGGAATCAGTCCAACGGATCTTACTGGGATGCCATCAGAGAAATTGTTGCTCCTGGTATGGAGGACCCACCTTCGTCGTCGCAGCCACCAGTCACTAGCATAGCCAGTGGTTCTGATATGTTTTCTAATGCCAAGTTTCCTCTGGTTCCTGATCAGATTGGACGCTCTGGATTGAATCCGAACAACCTTTTCCTTGCTCCGGTAAACTTTAAACTAGACTCTACGGTTTCAATATTAAAACCTTTCAACGTCCCATCAACGTCAAAAGACAAAAACGATGGTACCGATGTGAGTAAGGCACAGAAGTTCGATCTGCAGATGCCGGACTTGAATTTGAGCACGAAACATAAATTGCCTACCGAATTCACGTCAGGTGAGCTGACGGTTTCGGTAAAAAACGCGAAACCTGAATATGAATTTTCCACagctgatttttcaaaagtttcgaATCTTCTGGGAAGCGACCTGTCGTCGAACAACCCCAGCAAAACTAGACCCGATTTTCCTTTAGCCGATATATCGCAGCTCAGTAAATTTTCGGATTTGTCCAAGCTGGCCAATTTTTCTACCGGTGACCTCGCAAAGCTCTCGGGTTTTTCGATCAATGATATCGCAAAAACTTCACCAGCCTATGCCTGCAATTTGGCAAATCTGTTCACACCTTTACAGCAAGCCAGCAAAGGTCAAGACGTTACTTTAATCGACGTTAAAAAACCAACAGATTTTCCCATATCCGATTTTATAACGCCAGAGATTACGTACAAGTCCTCAGAAATTGGCAAGGGACCCATAGCGCTCACTCCGATATCAGATCCAAAATCTTCTGGAGAATATTCTGGTGATCAAAAGAAACTCAATGAGATAAATGAGCCCTCGAAACCCAGATCTGATTACTCAGTGGACGAGGTTTCAATTCCGAACTTTAAGCCTGAATTTGGTATGATAGACATGACAGTACATGGCATGAAGCATGCCGCCAAGCAGAATGAGTGTCCAgattcgttgaatttatcAAAGGATCACCACtcagggaaatga
- the LOC105691922 gene encoding choline-phosphate cytidylyltransferase A-like produces MSRKRAREEMIMSGKTSHTSNDHDDNNATCSRENSPAHPSICKEAPFSDEIEAGIERDSCDYSIRVTVKEAKSGKAPRRLRVYADGIYDLFHQGHARQLMQAKNIFPNVYLIVGVCSDELTHSKKGRTVMTDSERYDAVRHCRYVDEVVRDAPWALDDDFLIKHKIDFVAHDDIPYITDDGSDVYAWLKERGMFVATERTEGVSTSDIVARIVKDYDIYVRRNLARGYSAKELNVSFLSEKKFRLQNKIDDLKDKGKRVMENIGEKRVDMISKWEEKSRDFIDAFLLLFGREGRLSTIWNESKGRLMQALSPPASPKRDGSPSSSNSSNNDNDDQTSPPPKKSGRYEFALQNNHYTSDDYSDDDDEEKAERSK; encoded by the exons ATGTCAAGAAAGCGAGCCAGGGAAGAGATGATAATGAGCGGTAAAACGTCGCACACTTCCAATGACCATGACGATAACAATGCAACATGTTCTAGGGAGAACTCGCCAGCTCATCCG TCGATCTGCAAAGAGGCACCATTTAGCGATGAAATAGAGGCTGGCATTGAACGAGATTCCTGCGACTACTCGATAAGAGTAACTGTAAAAGAAGCAAAATCTGGAAAAG CTCCGAGAAGGCTCAGGGTTTATGCTGATGGAATTTATGACCTGTTTCACCAAGGGCATGCGCGACAGCTCATGCAGGCTAAGAACATCTTTCCAAATGTCTATCTCATAGTTGGAG TATGTAGCGATGAACTAACGCACAGTAAAAAAGGTAGGACAGTTATGACTGATTCTGAAAGGTACGACGCAGTGAGGCATTGTCGATATGTCGACGAAGTTGTCAGAGACGCTCCCTGGGCACTGGACGACGATTTTCTTATCAAACACAAG ATTGATTTTGTTGCACACGACGACATTCCTTACATTACGGATGACGGATCTGACGTCTATGCATGGCTTAAAGAAAGAGGGATGTTTGTTGCAACAGAAAGAACCGAAGGAGTTTCAACCTCGGATATTGTTGCACGTATAGTAAAAGACTACGATATTTACGTGAGAAGGAATCTAGCCCGGGGCTACAGTGCCAAGGAACTGAATGTCTCATTTCTCAGC gaAAAGAAGTTTCGACTGCagaataaaattgacgatCTAAAAGACAAAGGAAAACGAGTGATGGAAAATATTGGAGAGAAAAGGGTCGACATGATAAGTaaatgggaagaaaaatctCGCGACTTCATCGATGCTTTTCTTTTGTTATTTGGAAGGGAGGGCCGCCTG TCCACAATATGGAACGAAAGTAAAGGTCGTTTGATGCAGGCGCTATCTCCACCTGCGAGTCCCAAAAGAGATGGAAGCCCTAGCAGCAGCAATAGCAGCAACAATGACAACGATGATCAGACAAG TCCCCCGCCAAAGAAGAGTGGCCGTTATGAATTCGCCTTACAGAATAATCACTACACAAGTGATGATTATagcgacgatgatgacgaggAAAAGGCAGAGCGGTCTAAGTAG
- the LOC105691920 gene encoding adenosylhomocysteinase produces the protein MATKPAFKVADLSLAEWGRKEIMLAENEMPGLMAVRQKYGPSKVLKGARIAGCLHMTVQTAVLIETLTELGAEVQWSSCNIFSTQDHAAAAIAKTGVPVYAWKGETDEEYIWCIEQTLVFKDGKPLNLILDDGGDLTNLVHTKFPEYLKDCLGISEETTTGVHNLYRMVKDGKLKVPAINVNDSVTKSKFDNLYGCRESLIDGIKRATDVMLAGKVCVVAGYGDVGKGCAQSLRALGGRVIITEIDPINALQAAMEGYEVTTMDEASEKGQVYVTTTGCKDIIVGEHFLKMPEDAIVCNIGHFDCEIQVAWLEKNAKSKINIKPQVDRYELANGRHVIILAEGRLVNLGCATGHSSFVMSASFTNQVLAQIELWTKPGTYSIGVHMLPKTLDEEVATLHLDHLGVKLTKLTPDQSKYLDIPVNGPYKPEHYRY, from the exons ATGGCAACAAAACCCGCATTCAAAGTCG CTGATCTGTCGCTGGCGGAATGGGgcagaaaagaaataatgctAGCGGAGAATGAGATGCCTGGTTTGATGGCAGTCCGGCAAAAGTATGGACCATCCAAAGTACTAAAAGGAGCTAGGATTGCGGGGTGCCTTCACATGACCGTTCAGACTGCGGTGCTTATCGAGACCCTCACCGAACTTGGAGCAGAG gTACAATGGTCATCGTGCAACATTTTCAGTACTCAGGACCATGCCGCTGCAGCGATTGCGAAAACTGGTGTGCCGGTTTATGCCTGGAAGGGGGAAACTGACGAAGAATATATCTGGTGTATTGAACAGACCCTCGTTTTCAAGGACGGTAAACCTCTGAATTTAATTCTCGATGACGGAGGAGATCTCACGAATCTGGTACACACAAAGTTTCCAGAGTACCTGAAAGATTGCCTGGGAATTTCTGAAGAAACAACGACTGGCGTACACAATCTTTATCGTATGGTGAAGGATGGGAAGCTTAAAGTCCCCGCGATAAACGTCAATGATTCAGTTACAAAg AGTAAATTCGATAACCTGTATGGATGCAGAGAGTCGCTTATAGATGGTATCAAGAGAGCTACTGACGTGATGCTTGCTGGAAAAGTTTGCGTTGTCGCTGGATACGGTGACGTTGGGAAAGGGTGTGCACAGAGTCTCCGGGCGTTAGGAGGGCGTGTTATAATTACGGAAATCGATCCTATCAATGCCCTCCAAGCAGCTATGGAAGGCTATGAG GTGACAACAATGGATGAGGCTTCGGAGAAAGGTCAGGTTTATGTGACGACAACAGGATGCAAAGACATCATTGTTGGCGAGCATTTCCTCAAAATGCCTGAGGATGCGATTGTGTGTAACATTGGACACTTTGACTGCGAGATTCAGGTTGCGTGGCTGGAGAAAAATGCCAAGTCAAAGATAAACATCAAGCCTCAGGTTGACCGTTATGAACTAGCTAATGGGAG acaCGTAATAATTCTGGCTGAGGGACGTTTGGTGAACCTTGGCTGTGCTACAGGACACTCTAGTTTTGTAATGAGCGCCTCCTTTACAAATCAAGTTTTGGCACAAATTGAGCTTTGGACAAAGCCTGGCACGTACTCTATAGGCGTTCACATGCTACCTAAAACT ctCGATGAAGAAGTCGCTACACTTCACCTTGATCACCTTGGCGTCAAACTTACTAAGTTGACACCAGATCAGTCAAAGTACTTAGATATACCCGTTAACGGGCCGTACAAACCTGAACACTACAGATACTAG
- the LOC105691921 gene encoding uncharacterized protein LOC105691921, with protein MKTKSFYLEILAVVLLCQIPWPGPSVFKISCPRDSASVVRRIVQKKWIPVLKKYQVELPLDCPFHRTRDIFHPQQAAKYQHRPSQWTCGLCGKSFYEERHLDMHFDNRHKSDINMAEDAVCLADYCDIMRCDVLLTQDLEGSSIDDSSSVNTDLEVWRETTAKQTTVAPSGSRDLVRIFNDKFQISGASGEPMHHYCDRRDTPDDHFTINHQKQKMIGSDNNKTRDICDSNHLVDSALPAIDRKQQRLFELQKLKSNCKPEELLKLKIRCEILVRDCIAGLLVNLSMQDFTEVEGELNRAVCWYLTCEKYWEDTRGQQRQIPWHLLFILAMLMSLGMSMCYYIIWILFDSVHEMRADGVSENVHSHGRVREVSSPLHNSKIDHRKEGRVKLEPGQEPPSANAEVPDHYIYVAYPPELKRRLLESCYNRTTRL; from the exons ATGAAGACCAAATCCTTTTACTTGGAG ATTTTGGCAGTGGTGCTCCTGTGTCAAATCCCATGGCCGGGACCAAgtgttttcaaaatatcatgCCCTCGAGACAGTGCCTCCGTGGTACGAAGAATAGTACAAAAG AAATGGATCCCCGTATTGAAGAAATACCAAGTCGAGCTCCCCCTCGACTGCCCGTTCCATAGGACTCGGGATATATTTCACCCACAGCAGGCGGCCAAGTATCAACACCGACCATCACAATGGACGTGTGGATTATGTGGGAAATCTTTTTACGAGGAGAGGCATCTCGACATGCACTTCGACAACAGGCACAAGAGTGACATCAATATG GCCGAAGATGCTGTATGCCTCGCCGATTATTGTGATATCATGAGGTGCGACGTTTTGTTAACTCAGGACTTGGAGGGATCATCTATCGACGATTCGAGCTCAGTGAACACTGATCTGGAGGTCTGGAGAGAAACAACAGCCAAGCAAACTACTGTCGCTCCTTCGGGCTCTCGCGATCTTGTCAGAATCTTCAATGACAAATTCCAAATATCCGGGGCTAGCGGCGAACCTATGCATCATTATTGCGACCGGAGGGACACGCCGGACGATCATTTCACTATAAATcatcagaaacaaaaaatgataggGTCTGATAACAATAAGACACGAGACATATGTGACAGTAATCATCTAGTGGACTCTGCTCTGCCGGCTATAGACAGAAAACAACAACGTCTCTTCGAACTGCAAAAATTGAAGTCAAACTGCAAACCAGAAGAGCTTCTGAAACTAAAAATAAGATGCGAG aTTCTTGTTCGTGACTGCATCGCGGGTTTGCTCGTCAATTTGTCTATGCAAGATTTCACAGAAGTCGAAG GTGAACTCAATCGAGCTGTATGCTGGTATTTGACCTGCGAAAAATATTGGGAAGATACTAGAGGACAGCAGCGTCAGATACCCTGGCATTTGCTGTTCATATTAGCGATGTTAATGTCCCTTGGAATGTCCATGTGTTACTACATTATTTGGATATTGTTCGA CTCGGTACACGAAATGAGAGCTGATGGAGTTTCGGAGAATGTGCACTCGCACGGTAGAGTCAGGGAGGTGTCGTCACCTTTGCATAATTCTAAGATCGATCATCGAAAGGAGGGTAGAGTAAAATTGGAGCCCGGACAAGAGCCTCCCTCTGCCAACGCAGAAGTGCCAGATCACTATATATACGTTGCTTATCCACCGGAGCTGAAGCGGCGCCTTCTCgaaag CTGCTACAACCGAACAACGCGTCTGTGA